Proteins from a genomic interval of Oncorhynchus nerka isolate Pitt River linkage group LG13, Oner_Uvic_2.0, whole genome shotgun sequence:
- the LOC115139672 gene encoding proton-coupled zinc antiporter SLC30A1-like has product MACEPNRVRLLCMLSLTFGFFIVEVVVSRITASLAMLSDSFHMLSDVIALVVALVAVRFAEKTQSTNKNTFGWIRAEVMGALVNAVFLTALCFTIILEAVERFTNPHEIEKPHVVIGVGAAGLLVNLLGLCLFHGHAGGGHGHSHGGGHSHGNKKNKRGKICKSEKPNGSSGEESNNLVGSHNSPPNGVDTERRRHEIVRNDGEVHMNGSAAYEDMDHSHDEGSLNMRGVFLHVLGDALGSVIVVVNALIFTFVWRPCPPGESCFNPCHSTDHPHVNHTLVDLSMDGNGSSFQRTMVGPCWVLYLDPTLCIIMVGILLYTTYPLLKESALILLQTVPKQIDMHRLNERLLSLDGVLAIHELHIWQLAGSRIIATAHIKCHDPTSYMDVAKRIKDFFHDEGIHATTIQPEFVTVNSESSASLCELSCRTQCAPKLCCGAADKQGVAGTGPAGEGKVLAASAMEVISETPEGAAGASVLEQAAAAVVQVVPRTPEPEVIITREVESSL; this is encoded by the exons ATGGCTTGTGAGCCTAATCGTGTGCGGCTACTATGCATGCTTTCATTGACATTTGGTTTTTTTATTGTAGAGGTAGTCGTCAGTCGGATCACGGCATCTTTGGCAATGCTGTCGGACTCATTTCATATGCTATCGGATGTCATTGCGCTGGTTGTGGCTTTGGTGGCGGTGCGCTTCGCTGAGAAGACGCAATCGACAAATAAAAACACGTTCGGATGGATCCGGGCGGAGGTGATGGGGGCTCTCGTAAACGCAGTGTTCCTCACAGCTCTCTGTTTCACCATTATCTTGGAGGCCGTCGAGCGATTCACCAACCCACATGAAATCGAGAAACCCCATGTAGTAATCGGTGTGGGGGCCGCCGGGCTCCTGGTCAACCTCCTCGGGCTGTGCTTGTTCCACGGACACGCAGGTGGTGGACACGGGCACTCTCACGGAGGAGGCCATTCTCATGGAAATAAGAAAAACAAGAGGGGTAAAATATGCAAGTCAGAAAAACCGAATGGATCATCAGGAGAGGAGTCCAACAACCTGGTGGGAAGCCACAACAGCCCCCCTAATGGCGTGGACACTGAGAGACGTAGACATG AGATTGTTCGCAACGACGGAGAGGTGCATATGAACGGCAGCGCCGCCTACGAGGACATGGATCACAGCCACGACGAGGGTTCACTCAACATGCGCGGCGTCTTCCTGCACGTGCTGGGCGACGCCCTGGGCTCGGTCATCGTGGTGGTCAACGCCCTTATCTTCACCTTTGTGTGGCGGCCGTGCCCGCCTGGCGAGAGCTGCTTCAACCCATGCCACTCGACAGACCACCCGCACGTTAACCACAccctggtggacctgtccatggACGGCAACGGTTCTAGCTTTCAGCGGACCATGGTGGGGCCATGCTGGGTGCTCTACCTTGACCCCACGCTGTGCATCATCATGGTGGGTATCCTGCTCTACACCACCTACCCACTGCTCAAGGAGTCTGCGCTGATCCTCCTGCAGACGGTGCCCAAACAGATCGACATGCATCGCCTCAACGAGCGGCTGCTCTCGCTGGACGGTGTGCTGGCCATTCATGAGCTGCACATCTGGCAGCTGGCGGGCTCGCGCATCATTGCCACGGCGCACATCAAGTGCCACGACCCCACATCCTACATGGACGTGGCCAAGCGCATCAAGGACTTCTTCCATGACGAGGGCATCCACGCCACCACCATCCAGCCCGAGTTTGTCACGGTCAATTCCGAGTCAAGTGCCTCCCTCTGCGAGCTCTCCTGCCGGACTCAGTGTGCGCCCAAGTTGTGCTGTGGCGCTGCAGACAAGCAGGGTGTTGCTGGCACTGGTCCGGCAGGCGAGGGGAAGGTGCTGGCGGCCTCTGCAATGGAGGTGATCAGCGAGACCCCAGAGGGAGCAGCTGGAGCTTCAGTTCTGGAGCAGGCGGCTGCTGCAGTCGTCCAGGTGGTCCCCCGGACTCCGGAGCCCGAGGTCATCATCACCCGAGAGGTGGAATCTTCTCTGTGA